The Cervus canadensis isolate Bull #8, Minnesota chromosome 29, ASM1932006v1, whole genome shotgun sequence genome includes a window with the following:
- the CCDC89 gene encoding coiled-coil domain-containing protein 89 — translation MPQEESDPRMDTPPSEEPLDKQTKKLEDQEEEMEFKELDGLREALANLRGLSEEDKSERAMLCSRIQEQSQLICILKRRSDEALERCQTLELLNSELEEKRLLEAEELKAKNQQAQKLEERFMTLAANHELMIRFKDEHKRQNAKLREENEKLRLENDQLFSPALKAQEAKVVLLTARSKALATELESLQRKYAQDVCQAQAREQELLELQNRQACAHTEETERLRSQLQSLQEQQQEALRQTAKAEQAHSQQNQELRARLQTVTREKEELLQLSMERGKVLQNKQAEIRQLEEKLEMADVARRHALERFEQEAVAVNSNLRVRELQRRVDGIQAAYDELRLQSEAFKKHSLDLLSKERELNAKLRHLFP, via the coding sequence ATGCCTCAGGAAGAGTCTGATCCCAGGATGGACACCCCACCCTCTGAAGAACCCTTAGATAAGCAAACCAAAAAACTGGAAGACCAGGAAGAAGAGATGGAGTTTAAAGAGCTGGATGGTCTGAGGGAAGCCTTGGCGAACCTCCGGGGGCTGTCCGAGGAGGACAAGAGTGAGCGGGCGATGCTGTGTTCCCGCATCCAGGAGCAGTCCCAGCTCATCTGCATCCTGAAGCGGAGGTCCGACGAGGCCCTGGAGCGCTGCCAGACCCTGGAGCTGCTCAACAGCgagctggaggagaagaggcTGCTGGAGGCCGAGGAGCTGAAGGCCAAGAACCAGCAGGCCCAGAAGCTGGAGGAACGCTTTATGACCCTGGCCGCCAACCACGAGTTGATGATCCGCTTCAAGGATGAACACAAAAGGCAGAACGCCAAGCTGCGAGAGGAGAACGAGAAGCTGAGGCTGGAGAATGACCAGCTCTTCAGCCCAGCGCTGAAGGCCCAGGAGGCCAAAGTGGTGCTGCTCACAGCCCGGAGCAAGGCCCTAGCCACGGAGCTGGAGAGCCTGCAACGGAAGTACGCCCAGGATGTCTGCCAGGCCCAGGCCCGAGAGCAAGAGCTGCTGGAGCTGCAGAACCGGCAGGCCTGCGCCCACACCGAGGAGACGGAGCGGCTGCGCTCGCAGCTGCAGAGCctccaggagcagcagcaggaggcccTGCGGCAGACGGCCAAGGCCGAGCAGGCGCACAGCCAGCAGAACCAGGAGCTGCGGGCCCGGCTGCAGACCGTCACTCGGGAGAAAGAGGAGCTGCTGCAGCTGTCCATGGAGAGGGGCAAGGTGCTTCAGAACAAGCAAGCGGAGATCCGCCAGCTGGAGGAGAAGCTGGAGATGGCCGACGTGGCCAGGAGGCACGCGCTCGAGCGCTTTGAGCAAGAGGCCGTGGCCGTGAACAGCAACTTGCGAGTCCGGGAGCTTCAGCGCAGGGTGGATGGCATCCAGGCCGCCTATGATGAACTCAGGCTGCAGTCCGAAGCTTTCAAAAAGCACAGCCTAGATCTTTTAAGCAAGGAGAGAGAACTCAATGCCAAACTCCGCCATCTCTTTCCATAA